The Silene latifolia isolate original U9 population chromosome Y, ASM4854445v1, whole genome shotgun sequence sequence gattggagaaaacttaatctccaaaaccctagtttttctgtaaatgaaaatcgctaggtcaaaaggagagggagtctctccttttgtttggttcggccggaccgagggtatgcatggggaagtgggcttccacttcctcttaattttacctcgtggactggctcgaaaattgctaaatgtatatgacgcggtttattataaatcgtcatcggttatcggctattaaaacatcaactaataacacgggttagttgaagtattaatacatgtccgacaaagacgatattgtataattaattcaatatacattaatcaaacataaaacgcttatatttaattttacgaattaactggttaattcgccttagcccataatatttaatccgtattaaatataatatctcaacatcatattttgactaattactagtcaaataactcggactaactggttagtcaaatttggcatctacatgactgtattttcatactgtcacatctctcaaacgtatcttataggtgtgacttttagggaccagttgatcaccgccatctgtatgacaataacgtcaaacttatctagcaagccaaccgttattgataaacgtggatcaactgataataataccaaaagtatgccctttgatccttttagaggtttataagtccttgcactaactgttaaggacaccaaccccaacaatacGAAGGTAGAACTGGGTCATAATCATGACCTTAACCCCGAGGATGTGAGATATTTGCGAGCTTATAGAAAATTTCCAAAAGAAGTAGAGAGGAGAGTTTTGATAAATGATGAGGCTGGCATAAGGCCATCTCGATCCTATTTGGCAGAGGCTGTGAAAAATCATGGTTTTCAAAACCTTTCATATTTAGAAAAAGATGTGAGAAACTTTTTGCAGAAGAAAAGACATAAGAAATTGGCCGGGCCAGATTCCATCGCTATGTATCACTACTTTATGAAGTCCATGAAGGAGtcagacaatttttttttcatgttAGATTTGGAACGTGACGGCCGTCTTCGCAATTTAATGTGGGTGGATGCTAGAAGTAGAGCGGCTTACAAAGATTTTTGTGATGCCGTTGGACTTGATACCACATATCTGAATAACAAGTACGATATGTCATTCGCTCCTTTTATAGGGATAAACCACCATGGTCAAACTATACTTTTAGGTTGTGCACTACTATCTAGAGAGGATACAGAGTCTTTTAGGTGGCTTCTCAGAACTTGGGTAGATTGCATGGGTGTGGCA is a genomic window containing:
- the LOC141629729 gene encoding protein FAR1-RELATED SEQUENCE 8-like, producing the protein MWVDARSRAAYKDFCDAVGLDTTYLNNKYDMSFAPFIGINHHGQTILLGCALLSREDTESFRWLLRTWVDCMGVAPRAIITDQSIPITKAVELEMPNTRHR